The window CAGGAGAAGATCACATCATCGGCGTTAAAATCACTGCCATTGTGGAATTTGACGCCCTTGCGCAGGGTTACTTTCCAAGTGGTTGGGCTTGTTGTTTCCCAAGACGTAGCCAGAGCAGGTTGCAACTGAAGATTGCCATCATATTTGGTCAAACCTTCATAGACGTTGCCAAGAAAACCCAGAGAGAAAGTTTCGTTCAGACCATGCGGGTCAAGACCCTGCGCATCGCCCTGAAAGGCATATTTGAAGGTTTCAGCAGAAGCTGGAGCAGCCAGCATGGTGGTAACCGCGAGAGCGGTAAGCAGCTTTGATGATTTTCTCATTATATTCCCCTTATACGGTTCTATTCGCTTGTTTTGCTTTGTAATGAGGTGGTGGTGATAGGTTATTGTGCTTGTTTTGCAATCAGGCGCTGGGTAAAGGCCAAGCCTTTTTGCACCTGATCGAGAGTGATGAATTCATCAGGCTTGTGAGCCTGATCAATGGAACCAGGGCCACAAATTACTGTGCTATAGCCCCTCTCCTGAAATTGTCCGGCTTCCGTGCCATATGGCACAGCCATCACGGAATTCCGACCAGACAATTCTCGAACCAGTGTTTCCGCCGCTCCGCCATGCTCCGGCTTCAGGCCGGTAACTTGTAGCAGTTCTATACGGATGGATGCCTCACTATAGATAGCCTTCATCTCGGCTTCCAGCTTATTGGCATAGTCGTAAATTCGATTGAGAACGATAGAAACATCATCATCTGGCAAATTGCGGTAATCCCAGCTGAACATGCAATCACGTGCGATGATATTGGCGGCAATACCACCCTGCACGATCCCCATATTCAGTGTGCTGTAATTTGGTTCCAGATCAATGCCTTCAAGTTTGTTCTCTTTCAGCTCATCAGAGATCTTTCCAATTTCGACCATCAGTCTGGCCGCATAGAGATTGGCCGAACAACCAAGATGAGGCTGGCTGGAATGGGCTTCCAGGCCACGAACATAAACCCGGCCCGCATTCATGCCCTTATGCATATTGGCAATCTGCATATTTGTGGGCTCACCAACGATCACGGCATGAACTGGAGGTAAAGTTTTGACCATCTCGTCGATCATGCTTGGCGCGCCAAGACAGCCGACCTCCTCATCATAAGACAAAGCCAGATGAATTGGACGCTTCAAATCAGCCTTGATCATGTCTGGCACCAAAGCCAGATTGATGGCAGAGTAACTCTTCATGTCCGCAGTACCACGGCCATAGAGCTTACCATCTTTCTCAATCACGTCGAAAGGATCGGTGCTCCAATCCTGATTGTCTACCGGCACAACATCGGTGTGACCACTCAGTACGACACCGCCCGCAACCTTGGGACCAATCGTGGCATAAAGATTGGCCTTGTCGCCTTCTGCGTTATACACGCGATGGCTCTCGACACCATACTCGGCCAAGTAAGC is drawn from Cohaesibacter gelatinilyticus and contains these coding sequences:
- the argE gene encoding acetylornithine deacetylase, whose protein sequence is MQHVKDMISKLVSFDTVSSKSNLPILDYIEAYLAEYGVESHRVYNAEGDKANLYATIGPKVAGGVVLSGHTDVVPVDNQDWSTDPFDVIEKDGKLYGRGTADMKSYSAINLALVPDMIKADLKRPIHLALSYDEEVGCLGAPSMIDEMVKTLPPVHAVIVGEPTNMQIANMHKGMNAGRVYVRGLEAHSSQPHLGCSANLYAARLMVEIGKISDELKENKLEGIDLEPNYSTLNMGIVQGGIAANIIARDCMFSWDYRNLPDDDVSIVLNRIYDYANKLEAEMKAIYSEASIRIELLQVTGLKPEHGGAAETLVRELSGRNSVMAVPYGTEAGQFQERGYSTVICGPGSIDQAHKPDEFITLDQVQKGLAFTQRLIAKQAQ